Proteins from one Portunus trituberculatus isolate SZX2019 chromosome 38, ASM1759143v1, whole genome shotgun sequence genomic window:
- the LOC123514791 gene encoding uncharacterized protein LOC123514791 — MVVVVAVEIIMRCLAFVIGLLLLGWVSCVCQKAPGSRYRSIDNCPINRMFRPLCASDGCSYINDGALACAQKEDPNLRVIHDGMCSDAVDPEVDNNVE; from the exons atggtggtggtggtggcggtggag ATCATCATGCGGTGTCTAGCTTTTGTGATTGGGCTGCTGTTGCTTG GATGGGTCAGCTGCGTCTGCCAGAAGGCGCCTGGGTCGAGGTACCGCAGCATCGACAACTGTCCCATTAACCGCATGTTCCGGCCCCTGTGTGCCAGTGACGGCTGCTCCTACATCAACGACGGCGCTCTGGCTTGTGCCCAGAAGGAGGACCCAA ACCTCAGAGTTATCCATGATGGGATGTGTAGCGATGCCGTTGACCCCGAGGTGGACAACAACGTGGAGTAA